One stretch of Planococcus sp. PAMC 21323 DNA includes these proteins:
- the tyrS gene encoding tyrosine--tRNA ligase, protein MTNELIQDLQWRGLLYQQTDEEGMEKLLNEQKISLYCGVDPTADSMHIGHIVPLLTLRRFQMHGHQPILLVGGATGMIGDPSGRNEERQLQTTEQIDRNVEGIKVQMEQIFDFKSENGAKMVNNRDWIGAMSVIEFLRDYGKLISVNYMLAKDSVASRLETGISFTEFSYTLIQAIDFNHLYNEHNCRIQIGGSDQWGNITSGLEMIRKTHDEEAKAFGITIPLVTKADGTKFGKSAGGAVWLDPKKTSPYEFYQFWINAADADVIKYLKIFTFISREDIEVLEKAVETEAHLRQAQKTLAEEMTKLIHGEEALADAQRITKALFSGDLKALSSSEMKAAFKDVPSVEMTKEDKSIVDLIVEAGISSSKRQAREDVTNGAISVNGEKVTDLEYVVDENDRLDDAFAIIRRGKKKYHMVQFK, encoded by the coding sequence ATGACGAACGAATTAATTCAGGATTTACAATGGCGCGGTTTATTGTACCAACAAACGGATGAAGAAGGTATGGAAAAATTACTAAACGAACAAAAGATATCATTATACTGCGGAGTGGACCCAACAGCTGACAGTATGCACATTGGACATATTGTTCCACTACTTACATTACGTCGTTTTCAAATGCATGGACATCAACCAATTTTATTAGTGGGTGGAGCAACAGGAATGATTGGGGATCCTTCTGGACGTAACGAAGAACGCCAATTGCAAACGACTGAACAAATTGATCGCAATGTTGAAGGCATCAAAGTTCAAATGGAACAAATTTTTGATTTTAAATCTGAGAACGGTGCGAAAATGGTCAACAACCGTGATTGGATCGGCGCGATGAGCGTCATTGAATTTTTACGTGACTACGGTAAATTAATTTCGGTTAATTATATGTTAGCTAAAGATTCAGTAGCATCACGTTTAGAAACAGGAATTTCGTTTACGGAGTTTTCGTACACGTTGATCCAAGCAATCGACTTTAACCATTTGTATAACGAACACAATTGCCGCATTCAAATCGGTGGGTCGGATCAGTGGGGCAATATCACTTCAGGTCTTGAAATGATTCGCAAAACACATGATGAAGAAGCGAAAGCATTTGGTATCACGATTCCTCTTGTGACAAAAGCCGATGGTACCAAGTTTGGTAAGTCAGCAGGTGGAGCAGTATGGTTAGATCCGAAAAAGACTTCTCCATACGAGTTTTACCAGTTTTGGATTAATGCTGCAGATGCAGACGTTATTAAATACCTGAAGATTTTCACATTTATTAGCCGTGAAGACATTGAAGTATTAGAAAAAGCAGTCGAAACAGAAGCGCATTTGCGTCAAGCACAAAAAACATTGGCTGAAGAAATGACGAAACTAATCCACGGGGAAGAAGCATTAGCTGACGCTCAGCGCATTACAAAAGCATTGTTTAGTGGTGACTTAAAAGCATTGTCTTCTTCAGAAATGAAAGCTGCATTTAAAGATGTCCCTTCAGTGGAGATGACCAAAGAAGATAAATCGATTGTAGATTTAATTGTGGAGGCGGGTATTTCATCATCGAAACGCCAAGCACGAGAAGATGTTACAAATGGTGCGATTTCAGTAAATGGTGAAAAAGTAACCGATTTGGAATACGTCGTCGACGAAAATGATCGGTTAGATGATGCATTTGCTATTATCCGCCGCGGGAAAAAGAAATATCATATGGTGCAATTCAAATAA
- a CDS encoding cobalamin-binding protein: MRIISICPSNTELLAFLNAEHMLVGIDDYSDWPKEITTLPRLGPDLSIRMDELEALKPDLVLASLSVPGMEKNVDELVKRNIPHLVLDPQSLDEIGQDLLKVAEVCGIDATAIHSEYLAVIEDIKSRGQRANSRPSLYWEWWPKPVFTPGNINWLTEISSMTGARNLFDDTDSANVQTDWADVLERQPDYILLAWVGILTSKVKPELLKKRPGWNDLKAMEHIHIMEEELYCRPSPRLIEGAIRLGKLIHPKQFEDMELPRFIKEKQI, encoded by the coding sequence ATGCGAATTATTTCAATTTGCCCAAGCAATACGGAACTTTTAGCTTTTTTAAATGCTGAACATATGCTCGTTGGAATCGACGATTATTCTGATTGGCCAAAAGAAATTACCACATTGCCACGACTCGGACCAGATTTATCCATTCGAATGGATGAATTGGAGGCCTTAAAACCCGATTTGGTATTAGCTTCTTTGAGCGTACCTGGAATGGAAAAAAACGTAGATGAATTAGTCAAACGGAATATTCCTCATCTCGTTTTAGATCCCCAATCATTAGACGAAATTGGGCAAGACTTATTAAAAGTGGCTGAAGTGTGCGGAATTGATGCGACGGCAATTCATTCCGAATATTTGGCTGTTATCGAAGATATCAAATCTCGTGGTCAACGAGCAAACAGTCGCCCTTCATTATATTGGGAATGGTGGCCAAAGCCTGTTTTCACCCCTGGTAACATTAACTGGCTAACTGAAATCAGCAGTATGACCGGTGCACGTAATCTTTTTGATGACACGGATTCTGCCAATGTTCAAACAGACTGGGCAGATGTCCTAGAGCGTCAACCAGATTATATTTTACTCGCTTGGGTCGGTATTTTAACATCAAAAGTAAAACCCGAACTCCTTAAGAAACGTCCAGGCTGGAATGATTTAAAAGCAATGGAACATATTCATATTATGGAAGAAGAATTGTATTGTCGCCCTTCTCCACGTTTAATTGAAGGTGCTATCCGTTTAGGAAAATTAATTCATCCTAAACAGTTCGAAGATATGGAACTGCCTCGCTTTATTAAAGAAAAACAAATATAA
- a CDS encoding STAS domain-containing protein — protein sequence MLKDQDLYEHLSGRTSIMTEDWYNSLDKSKAGVYGSTNPDKIALLKKQNHDFHLRFCSIFQKEDSDFVENFQGWIESIVKDDAHLDTPIIEVISEFFRTQEQYLEELGKYALEHKEQVSHEKLMEWTQAVVQIFSKVIIEFTDQNSKAAKKRMDSQQQMIVEMSAPVILLANKIGMLPLVGEVTPHRAEIIFEKTLAQSSKHDLEKLFIDLSGVPMIDTMVAQQVFQLIKGLEIIGVKVAMSGISPVIAQTAVQLGIKFIDIEVYNTLAQALKQNKVDSF from the coding sequence ATGTTAAAAGATCAAGATTTATATGAGCATTTAAGCGGACGGACTTCGATAATGACAGAAGACTGGTATAACTCCTTAGATAAAAGTAAAGCAGGTGTTTATGGTTCAACAAATCCTGATAAAATAGCATTGTTAAAAAAACAGAATCACGATTTTCATCTACGCTTTTGTTCCATTTTTCAAAAAGAAGATAGTGATTTTGTGGAGAATTTTCAAGGTTGGATCGAGTCTATTGTAAAAGACGACGCTCATCTTGATACTCCCATTATAGAAGTGATTAGTGAATTTTTCCGAACACAAGAACAATACTTAGAGGAACTTGGAAAATATGCATTAGAGCATAAAGAACAAGTTAGTCATGAGAAACTAATGGAATGGACACAAGCGGTTGTTCAAATCTTTAGTAAAGTCATTATTGAATTTACAGACCAAAATTCAAAAGCTGCGAAAAAACGTATGGACTCTCAGCAGCAGATGATTGTAGAAATGAGCGCTCCAGTTATATTATTGGCGAATAAAATCGGCATGTTGCCGTTAGTCGGGGAAGTCACACCGCATAGAGCAGAAATAATATTTGAGAAAACTTTAGCTCAAAGTTCTAAACATGACTTAGAAAAACTATTTATTGATTTATCGGGCGTTCCGATGATTGATACGATGGTTGCACAACAAGTATTTCAGCTGATTAAAGGCTTAGAAATAATTGGCGTAAAAGTGGCTATGTCCGGTATTAGTCCAGTAATCGCTCAAACAGCTGTACAATTGGGTATTAAATTTATTGATATAGAAGTGTATAACACACTCGCTCAAGCGTTAAAGCAAAATAAAGTCGATTCATTTTGA
- the rpsD gene encoding 30S ribosomal protein S4, giving the protein MSRYTGPSWKLSRRLGISLTGTGKELEKRPYAPGQHGANQRRKVSEYGLQLQEKQKLRFMYGVNERQFKTLFNKAGKMPGKHGENFMILLEARLDNVVYRLGLARTRRQARQIVNHGHILVDGKRVDIPSFSVKPGQTIAFREKSNNLDVVNEAIEVNNFVPEYVTIDTDSKTGTFVRLPERSELSAEINEQLIVEYYSR; this is encoded by the coding sequence ATGTCTCGTTATACAGGTCCATCATGGAAACTGTCACGCCGCTTAGGAATTTCCCTTACAGGCACAGGTAAAGAATTAGAAAAACGCCCTTACGCACCAGGTCAACACGGTGCTAACCAACGCAGAAAAGTTTCTGAATATGGTTTGCAACTACAAGAAAAACAAAAACTACGCTTCATGTACGGAGTTAACGAACGTCAGTTCAAAACTTTGTTCAACAAAGCTGGTAAAATGCCTGGTAAACACGGTGAAAACTTCATGATCCTTCTTGAAGCTCGCCTTGATAACGTTGTTTATCGTTTAGGTCTTGCGCGCACTCGTCGCCAAGCTCGCCAAATCGTAAACCACGGCCACATCCTTGTTGATGGCAAACGCGTTGACATTCCGTCATTCAGCGTGAAACCAGGACAAACAATTGCTTTCCGTGAAAAATCAAACAACCTTGATGTAGTAAACGAAGCAATCGAAGTAAACAACTTTGTTCCTGAATACGTTACTATCGATACTGATAGCAAAACAGGAACTTTCGTACGCTTACCAGAGCGTAGCGAATTGTCTGCTGAAATCAACGAACAGTTGATCGTTGAGTACTACTCACGTTAA
- the megL gene encoding methionine gamma-lyase — translation MREKEMNIETAVIHKGYDSTKHHDSLVTPLYQTSTYSFANAEQGEDRFAGNCEGNIYSRLGNPTVRVLEERMAEIEGGQGALAFGSGMASVSAILIYLTKAGDHVLCSRGIYGCTFGLLEIMEEKYGITHSLVSMTTEEEVENAIRPETVCIYVETPINPTMELVNLEAVMTVAKKHNIRVIVDNTFCSPYLQNPLKMGADFVLHSATKYLNGHGDVVGGVLVGSDAEEMQHIRMTVQKDVGGIMSPFDAWLLLRGLKTLHVRMDRHVSNTKVVLDFLKQQEIVENIFYPFDDSHPQVEIAKRQMREGGGLISFEIRGGKKEAQAFLNALSLIKIAVSLGDAETLIQHPATMTHAVVPPESRQAMGISDSLLRLSIGLEHTDDLIEDLNKAFEQVKPKLQKI, via the coding sequence ATGAGAGAAAAAGAAATGAATATTGAAACGGCGGTTATCCATAAAGGCTACGACAGTACCAAACATCATGATAGTTTGGTAACTCCGCTTTATCAAACGTCAACGTATTCGTTTGCAAATGCAGAGCAGGGGGAAGATCGTTTTGCAGGAAATTGCGAAGGGAATATTTATTCACGTCTTGGCAATCCGACAGTTCGCGTACTCGAAGAGCGGATGGCGGAAATTGAAGGCGGTCAAGGTGCATTAGCTTTTGGGTCAGGGATGGCATCAGTTAGTGCAATTTTGATTTATTTAACCAAAGCGGGAGATCACGTTCTTTGTTCACGAGGGATTTACGGCTGTACATTTGGCCTATTAGAGATTATGGAAGAAAAATACGGTATTACGCATAGCTTAGTTTCGATGACGACAGAAGAAGAAGTAGAGAACGCTATTCGACCAGAGACGGTTTGTATTTACGTAGAAACCCCAATCAATCCGACAATGGAACTTGTAAATCTTGAAGCAGTAATGACTGTAGCAAAAAAACACAATATTCGTGTCATTGTAGACAATACGTTCTGTTCACCTTATTTGCAAAATCCATTAAAAATGGGTGCAGATTTTGTCTTGCATAGTGCAACGAAATACTTGAATGGCCATGGGGATGTGGTCGGTGGCGTTTTAGTGGGTAGCGATGCAGAAGAAATGCAGCATATTCGAATGACGGTACAAAAAGATGTCGGTGGCATTATGTCGCCATTTGATGCGTGGCTATTGCTTAGAGGATTAAAAACACTTCATGTTAGAATGGATCGACATGTCAGCAATACAAAAGTCGTATTAGACTTTTTAAAACAACAAGAAATCGTTGAAAATATATTTTATCCATTTGATGATAGTCATCCGCAAGTTGAGATTGCAAAACGTCAAATGCGCGAAGGTGGCGGATTGATTTCATTTGAAATCAGAGGCGGCAAAAAAGAAGCACAAGCCTTTTTGAATGCTTTATCACTTATTAAAATTGCGGTTAGTTTAGGTGATGCGGAAACGTTGATCCAGCACCCAGCGACGATGACTCACGCAGTTGTGCCTCCTGAAAGTAGACAAGCGATGGGCATTAGTGATTCGTTGCTGCGCTTATCGATTGGACTTGAGCACACGGATGATTTGATCGAGGACTTAAATAAAGCATTTGAGCAAGTTAAACCGAAACTACAAAAAATCTAA
- a CDS encoding GAF domain-containing protein, giving the protein MFAQTNYSGSSIEQYTMLSKQLDALLDGEKNSIANLSNASALLNQFLERINWVGFYLMEEGELVLGPFQGLPACVRIPVGKGVCGTAVADKKTVLVEDVQAFPGHIACDAASRSEIVVPLMKEDQVIGVLDIDSPELNRFTKEDQQGLELFAEVLMKHL; this is encoded by the coding sequence ATGTTCGCACAAACAAACTATAGTGGCAGCAGTATTGAACAATACACAATGCTTTCTAAGCAATTAGACGCTTTATTAGATGGTGAGAAAAATAGTATTGCCAATTTAAGTAATGCCTCTGCTTTACTCAATCAATTTCTTGAACGCATCAACTGGGTCGGATTTTACTTGATGGAAGAAGGCGAACTTGTTCTTGGCCCGTTCCAAGGTTTGCCAGCTTGCGTACGAATTCCAGTCGGAAAAGGCGTTTGTGGAACAGCTGTTGCTGACAAAAAAACAGTGTTAGTAGAAGACGTTCAAGCATTCCCTGGTCATATTGCATGTGATGCGGCGTCACGTTCTGAAATTGTCGTGCCATTAATGAAAGAAGATCAAGTAATCGGCGTTCTCGATATCGACAGTCCTGAGTTGAACCGTTTTACAAAAGAAGATCAGCAAGGTTTAGAACTTTTTGCCGAAGTGTTAATGAAACATTTATAA
- the hisJ gene encoding histidinol-phosphatase HisJ, whose translation MRRDGHIHTRFCPHGTKDSTELYIEKAIKSGFTDISFTEHAPLPANFTDPTPDQDSGMSMSQLSLYVNEITQLKNSYQKDIHIRLGLEVDYIEGFEKETALFLDDIGPVLDDSILSVHFLQVSNQYFCADFSKEVFAQLAATCGTVEAAYQLYYDTLEKSITADLGQFKPNRIGHPTLIHKFQKAHGEKIDDDKQIRYILQLIKTTGFELDVNGAGYSKPDCLEAYPPLSYIEFAQSLGIPLVFGSDAHSANGLHKHYEKIYTYLS comes from the coding sequence ATGAGACGAGATGGTCACATTCATACCCGCTTTTGCCCACACGGGACAAAAGACTCAACTGAATTATATATTGAAAAAGCAATAAAGTCCGGATTTACGGATATTTCATTTACAGAACATGCCCCGCTTCCCGCTAATTTCACAGATCCAACACCGGATCAAGATAGCGGCATGAGCATGTCACAGTTATCATTGTATGTGAATGAAATTACTCAACTTAAAAATAGCTACCAAAAAGATATTCACATTCGTTTAGGTCTTGAAGTTGATTATATTGAAGGCTTCGAAAAAGAGACTGCTCTTTTTTTAGATGACATTGGTCCTGTACTAGACGATTCCATTTTATCGGTTCATTTTCTACAGGTTAGTAATCAATATTTTTGTGCCGATTTTAGTAAAGAAGTATTTGCACAACTCGCAGCGACTTGTGGAACTGTAGAAGCTGCTTATCAACTTTACTACGACACTCTTGAAAAATCGATTACCGCAGATCTTGGACAATTCAAACCAAATCGAATTGGGCATCCTACATTGATTCATAAATTTCAAAAAGCACACGGAGAAAAAATCGATGATGACAAACAAATCCGATACATTCTTCAACTAATTAAAACAACCGGCTTTGAACTGGATGTAAACGGTGCGGGTTACTCGAAACCAGATTGTTTGGAAGCTTATCCCCCGCTTTCCTATATCGAATTCGCCCAATCGCTTGGCATTCCGCTAGTTTTTGGATCAGACGCCCATAGTGCCAATGGCTTGCATAAGCATTACGAGAAAATTTATACTTACTTAAGTTAA
- the ezrA gene encoding septation ring formation regulator EzrA, whose protein sequence is MMEYIIIAVIILLALTIIGFMFRKKHLAEIERLEQLKLQIQNKPILEELTKVKQLNMNGQTEEMFERWRNVWTEIMDVHIPKIDAALYDAEEAINRFNFSKASKLEQDTEVKIDNVDQQMNSILVELEELIGSEEKNRSEIDLLQEKYRRARKNLLAHQQSYGAAGEPLEKKLESFIPLFDEYEKLTGEGNYLKAREIVIGLSAEGEEAFLLVDDIPSLLADIQTKIPSFIAELRQGKSEMEENSYYLGHLELTLQLDEIEEELEELKVNIANLEMTQTKIAVEKIKDRIDSFYEMLEKEVEAKMYVEEHRTETERHLEVVARDTKEMEEESRYVQHSYKISESEAAIPKSCMDKMEQLAKRFELLMTRLEEDQSAYSSLQEELVHIREDLSIVDSTQIDFMAALKGLRIEENKAREQVELLKRKLQETDRLLHKANIPGIPEDMDVRLEEAEEHLFVTMQTLQEVPLNIKLVHSYLEQAEKSIEDGHAKAVEMVENVLLIERIIQYGNRYRKSNLQLDAKLEEAEESFRQLRYTKALEEAATAVENFEPGSMKRIEVLVKEDAWNI, encoded by the coding sequence ATGATGGAGTATATCATCATTGCGGTCATCATTCTATTAGCGTTAACAATCATTGGTTTTATGTTTCGCAAAAAACATTTAGCTGAAATTGAACGCTTGGAACAGTTAAAACTGCAAATACAAAATAAACCAATTCTTGAAGAACTAACGAAAGTGAAGCAATTAAACATGAACGGCCAGACGGAAGAAATGTTTGAACGCTGGCGCAACGTATGGACTGAAATCATGGATGTACATATCCCGAAAATTGATGCTGCTTTATACGATGCTGAAGAAGCGATTAATCGTTTCAATTTTAGTAAAGCGTCAAAATTAGAGCAGGATACAGAAGTGAAGATTGATAACGTTGACCAGCAGATGAATAGCATCTTAGTTGAGTTGGAAGAATTGATTGGCAGTGAAGAGAAAAATCGCAGCGAGATCGATCTTCTTCAAGAAAAATACCGCCGTGCACGTAAAAACCTTTTGGCTCACCAGCAATCTTATGGAGCTGCGGGGGAACCACTTGAGAAAAAACTCGAATCATTTATTCCTTTATTTGATGAATACGAAAAATTAACGGGCGAAGGCAATTACTTGAAAGCTCGCGAAATTGTTATCGGCTTGTCAGCAGAAGGCGAAGAAGCGTTTTTACTAGTAGATGATATTCCATCATTATTGGCGGATATTCAAACGAAAATCCCTTCTTTCATTGCTGAGCTGCGTCAAGGTAAGAGCGAAATGGAAGAAAACTCTTATTACCTTGGACACCTAGAGTTGACCCTTCAACTTGATGAAATAGAAGAAGAGTTAGAAGAGTTGAAAGTAAACATTGCTAACTTAGAAATGACACAAACGAAAATTGCTGTTGAAAAAATAAAAGATCGCATTGATTCGTTTTATGAAATGTTAGAAAAAGAAGTTGAAGCGAAGATGTATGTCGAGGAACATCGTACAGAAACAGAACGTCATTTAGAAGTTGTAGCACGCGATACGAAAGAAATGGAAGAAGAAAGCCGATATGTTCAGCATAGCTATAAAATTAGTGAAAGCGAAGCGGCTATTCCAAAATCTTGTATGGACAAAATGGAGCAATTGGCAAAACGCTTTGAACTCTTGATGACGCGTTTAGAAGAAGATCAATCAGCTTATTCAAGCTTGCAAGAAGAATTGGTCCATATTCGTGAAGATTTATCGATTGTGGATTCTACGCAAATTGATTTTATGGCTGCCTTAAAGGGATTACGTATTGAAGAAAACAAAGCTCGTGAACAAGTAGAGCTATTAAAACGCAAATTGCAAGAAACAGATCGATTATTACACAAAGCCAATATTCCTGGAATTCCGGAAGACATGGATGTACGTCTTGAAGAGGCTGAAGAACATCTTTTTGTTACGATGCAAACTTTGCAGGAAGTTCCATTGAATATTAAACTCGTGCATAGCTATTTAGAACAAGCTGAAAAGAGTATAGAAGATGGTCATGCTAAAGCAGTTGAGATGGTAGAAAATGTCCTGTTGATTGAACGCATTATTCAATACGGAAATCGTTACCGCAAATCAAATCTACAACTAGATGCAAAACTGGAAGAAGCGGAAGAGTCATTCAGACAGCTTCGATACACGAAAGCGTTAGAAGAAGCTGCAACTGCAGTTGAAAACTTTGAACCGGGTTCAATGAAACGAATTGAAGTTTTGGTCAAAGAAGACGCTTGGAACATTTAA
- a CDS encoding cysteine desulfurase family protein: MIYLDNSATTKPKKEVLDTFIKVSEQFYANPASLHELGNQAEDLLETARSQIKELLHMDKVIFTSGGTEANNLALIGTARNYQKRGKHIITSKTEHPSVLKSVAALEREGFEITRLPVDSTGELNIDKLKNSLRNDTILVSLMHVNNEVGTIHPISDIARLLKQRRIFFHVDAVQSAGKLNFDSTAMPNLLTISGHKIHGLKGSGVLAYSGVDLQAIQFGGGQESEMRSGTVSVPNAVALAKALRLAAPNPLYSQWNLELRQFFSEFAGVRIVSPENGAAHILAVAVKGLKGEILVSGLQKESIIVSTSSACSSKNSQASPVIQAIGLPREFKDGVIRISFGEFTTKQDINALKKAFQRVYRMIKGV; the protein is encoded by the coding sequence GTGATTTATTTAGATAATAGTGCCACGACGAAACCAAAAAAAGAAGTACTGGATACATTTATAAAAGTAAGTGAGCAGTTTTATGCCAACCCAGCTTCGTTACATGAATTAGGTAATCAGGCTGAAGATTTGTTGGAAACCGCGCGGAGCCAAATAAAAGAGTTGCTGCACATGGATAAGGTCATCTTCACATCTGGCGGCACGGAAGCGAACAACTTGGCTTTGATTGGTACAGCTCGAAACTATCAAAAACGAGGTAAACACATCATTACTTCCAAAACCGAACATCCTTCTGTATTGAAAAGTGTTGCTGCTTTAGAACGTGAAGGATTTGAGATTACACGTTTGCCGGTAGATAGCACTGGTGAACTCAACATTGACAAGTTGAAAAATTCTTTGCGAAACGATACGATTCTGGTATCGCTGATGCATGTTAATAATGAAGTTGGAACCATTCATCCAATTTCAGACATTGCGCGTCTTTTGAAACAACGGCGTATCTTTTTTCATGTGGATGCTGTTCAAAGTGCGGGCAAACTCAATTTTGATTCAACAGCTATGCCGAATTTATTAACAATATCAGGGCATAAAATACACGGATTAAAAGGCAGTGGAGTATTGGCATATTCCGGAGTTGATTTACAAGCGATCCAATTTGGTGGCGGTCAGGAATCTGAAATGCGCAGTGGTACCGTTTCGGTTCCAAATGCAGTGGCTTTAGCGAAAGCATTAAGATTGGCAGCGCCAAATCCACTGTATTCGCAATGGAATCTAGAACTACGTCAATTCTTTTCAGAATTTGCGGGTGTCAGAATTGTGAGTCCTGAAAACGGGGCAGCGCATATATTGGCAGTAGCGGTAAAAGGATTAAAAGGCGAAATTCTAGTATCTGGTTTACAAAAAGAATCGATCATTGTTTCTACTTCAAGTGCGTGCTCATCTAAAAATAGCCAAGCAAGTCCGGTTATTCAAGCGATTGGCTTACCGCGCGAGTTTAAAGACGGTGTGATTCGAATCAGCTTTGGGGAATTTACAACAAAACAAGACATTAATGCGCTGAAAAAAGCGTTTCAGCGGGTATACCGCATGATTAAAGGAGTTTAA
- the thiI gene encoding tRNA uracil 4-sulfurtransferase ThiI → MKTNQILVRYGELSTKGKNRSSFIGRLRDNVRQTFSDLEQIHIKAERDRMFITSDNEQELAQVIERLPYVFGIQSFSPVTACELDMAAMKKTAEAVIAKIEDTDKSFKVSVKRPFKEFPHEKPEIMKELSSHVLRIFPDLKVQMKDPEIDLKVEVRKEAVYMMAEVIQGAGGLPVGAGGKALLMLSGGLDSPVAGYHMLKRGVRLELIHFFSPPFTNDRAKEKVFDLAERLSQFGSSVKLHIIPFTKLQQEVHKQVPDNITMTSTRRMMMRVADLVLAETNCRAIITGESLGQVASQTLESMQAINAVTNTPVLRPLVAMDKLEIIDMAQQIETYDISIRPFEDCCTIFTPANPKTKPKLEKVEYYENFVSFDDLIEEAVAEREVIKFPRPKVNQFEDLL, encoded by the coding sequence ATGAAAACCAATCAAATTCTAGTGCGATACGGAGAATTATCAACAAAAGGTAAAAATCGCAGTTCATTTATCGGGAGACTGCGTGACAATGTTAGACAAACATTTTCTGACTTAGAACAAATTCATATAAAGGCTGAGCGTGACCGCATGTTTATCACATCTGACAATGAACAAGAATTGGCTCAAGTGATCGAGCGCTTGCCATATGTATTTGGCATTCAATCGTTTAGTCCAGTAACGGCATGTGAATTAGATATGGCAGCAATGAAAAAAACAGCAGAAGCAGTTATTGCTAAAATTGAAGATACCGATAAAAGCTTTAAAGTATCAGTAAAACGACCGTTTAAAGAATTCCCGCACGAAAAACCAGAAATTATGAAAGAATTAAGCTCACATGTATTGAGAATCTTTCCAGATTTAAAAGTCCAAATGAAAGACCCGGAGATTGATTTGAAGGTAGAAGTTCGAAAAGAAGCCGTTTATATGATGGCAGAAGTAATTCAAGGCGCTGGTGGTTTACCTGTAGGCGCTGGCGGTAAAGCATTGTTGATGTTATCAGGAGGTTTAGACAGTCCAGTTGCAGGCTATCATATGTTGAAGCGGGGCGTCCGTTTAGAATTGATTCATTTTTTCAGTCCACCGTTTACGAATGATCGTGCGAAAGAAAAAGTTTTCGATTTGGCAGAGCGATTATCGCAATTCGGTTCATCTGTTAAATTGCATATTATCCCTTTTACGAAGCTTCAACAAGAAGTGCACAAGCAAGTGCCAGATAATATTACAATGACTTCTACGCGTCGCATGATGATGCGTGTAGCTGACTTGGTATTAGCTGAGACCAATTGCCGAGCGATTATTACAGGGGAAAGCTTAGGCCAAGTTGCGAGTCAAACCTTAGAAAGCATGCAAGCCATTAATGCGGTAACGAATACGCCAGTATTGCGTCCGCTTGTAGCGATGGATAAATTAGAGATTATTGATATGGCTCAACAAATTGAAACTTATGACATTTCCATTCGTCCGTTTGAAGACTGCTGCACAATTTTTACACCAGCAAATCCAAAGACCAAGCCAAAGCTTGAAAAAGTAGAATACTACGAGAACTTTGTGTCTTTTGACGATCTGATTGAAGAAGCAGTAGCAGAACGTGAAGTGATCAAGTTTCCACGCCCTAAGGTTAATCAGTTTGAAGATCTATTATAA